The genomic segment CCCTTTTTTTTATTCCATTTTTTTTGCGCATAGTTTTCTCATGGGTACTCACTAGGCTTTGGATATAGGGTATGTTTATTTATCTAGCATATGGATGAATTTTTAGGTCCTATGCACGATTGGGATGAAGGATGTTTGAGGGATATTTTTGATTTTCTACTTGAGTTCATGCTACTGGTTAGTCATTCATTTCAAACAGGTAATCATTCAAGTTCTACTCGCATCTTATGTTTCTCCAGTTCCCCTCACATATTATTTTGAACTTAACTGTCATCGACACCACTATTAAAATCCACTATGTGTGCATAAAACGATTTCAATTCACCTGGGGATTCATAACGAGTGATAAGACTAAGCAACATGCAGTTCATTTATCCCACAATCATCATTGGCTACCAATTTACTAGTTTCACCATCATCTGACACTCATGCAAGACAACTACGAAAAatgaccccctcatactaaaggtgtgcaatgtccccattgcacaAAAAAATCGAAACCCAAACATGCAAACACGAAAGGGGACACAAAAACAAATGCAAAAATAAAGCACGAATGCAGCaacaattagaaaaaaaataaaaattaatgcaATAGACAATAAAATTGTAAAGAAGGGGAAACAATGAACTCCCCTGATCAAGGCTCCTCCTCATCGTGCTCCGGTGGTGATGATGCCTAAAACTAACATTAAAATAAGAAGACTGACCATCTctaaaaaaacgaaaataataaaatcgaatTAAATGCAAGATAAGGGAGAGAggggtagttctcaatttatagtcgggAGCTTGACTGTCGGTTCCTCTCAGCTCTAACTATTTTGGAATCGAGtgactccaatttgtggctcCACTGCACCACCCAAATAATGCTTCAGTCGTTGAGCATGGACTGTGAACGGCTCATTTTTCCCATCTCGCAAAGTTAATACTCCCGAGGGGAATACTTTGGTGATCTTGTAAGGGCCCGTCCATCTTGACTTGCGCTTGCCAGGAAATAAGCGCAACTTGGAGTTGTGCAGGAGCACTGCTTCTCCTTCTTTAAATTCTCTTGGTGTAATGCGCTTGTCGGGTGCTAGCTTTTTATGCTCTACATACACATACTTCAGGTATGGAGGCAGTGGTTTGAACTCACATGTCGGTGGTTCCTCAACGCTTGACTTCTGAGTGGTCAAATATCTTCGATCCCCCATGTCCTCCAATTTCATCCTTTCTAGCTTCTTCCATTGTTGGTTGGCATTACAGTACGCCActcttgcagatttttcttcATCAAGTTCATCCCCCTTCAATTCAGTGGTGAGCGTGGCTTCCAATGGGTCCTTCATAGCATCCTGCACAAATTGACACACAAGTGAATCCGATGAATCAACTATAAAACAATTATTAgtgtgcagtgtgtgcttaagagcgttaaaaacattaaaagtgATTTCTTCCTtccccactctcaatctcaacttcccttcttgcacTTCAATCACGGCCTTGCCGgttgcaaggaacggtctccctaaaatcaaaggcatctccCTATCCTCTTACatgtcaagcaccacaaaatctgTAGGAAATGTAAACTTTCCCACTTTCACCAATACATCTTCTTTGACTCCTCGTGGATGTTTGACGGATCCGTCGACTAGTTGCAAGGACATTTGTGTCGGTTTAGGCTCGCCCAATCCAAGTTTCCTGAATAAAGAtaaaggcataagattaatgctcgcaccaagatcacataaaacTTTAGGAAAAgcaacatcaccaatcatgcaagggatagaaaaactccctggatccttTAGCTTTGGTGGGATCTGGTTTTGTACCAATGCAGAGCAATTCTCAGTCAATTTTaccgtcatgtgatcctccaacttcctcttattagctaagatgtctttcagaaatttagcataactcggcatttgcatcaaggcatcaacaaaaggaatattgatgtgcaattttttaaatacctcaagaaacttaccgaattgcgcaTCAAGTTTTGCTTTTTTCAATGATGCAGGAAAATGAGGAGGTATAACAATTTTGGATTGTGCAGTGGGTGTTGGTGTAGAGTTTGAGAACTTACCTTTGTGCGTACCAACCGCTTCTTTTCCTTgatcctctttttctttttcctcttgTTCAAGCACTTTTCCACTCCTCAATGCTATGGCTTTTACTTGCTCTTTCGGGTTAGTCTCATTgttgcttggcaaggtgcctggctctctacttgctatcatcttCGCTAACTGCCCAATCTAAATCTCTAgcccctttatcgatgcatcttgATTTTGTAGTCTAGTCTCGGTGGCTGAAATGAACTTGGACATCATCTGCTCCAAATTGGACTTTTCTTCTCGAGGGTCATGTCGATACATCGGTTGCTTACTGTACTGCTGTCCTCCTTGTGGTCGAGTCTGACTGCcttgaccaccccatgagaagttggggtgttgtctccatccaggattgtatgtACTTGAGTAAGGATCATTTCTCAGACGGTATTGAACCCCCACTTGATTCACCGGTGTCTCCTCATTCACATAGAAAGGACCACTGTCTTGACAGTCCTTAACATAGTGTTCTCCtccgcatttttcacaaaatatctcttgcaGGCGCATCGCTATCCCGTTTACGTTCATGCTGTCTATTTTCCTGTTAAGTGCTTCTAATTGTGCAGTGACAGCTGAAAAATCAGTTACCTGGTGTACTCCTGCATTCCTTCGCTGAGTGTTTCTCTCAGATTGAgggtgatagctgctagcagccatctcctccagtaACTCGTATCCTTCCTCAGCCGTTTTCCTCAACAGATTTCCACAGGTCGCAGCATTTATCATGGTACGGTTAGAGGAAATTAACCCATAGTAAAAAGTTTggacaactaacccaagaggtAACTCATGGTGTGGGCATCTTCGCAATAAATCTTTGTAGCATTCCCACGCCTCATAGAGTGACTCCTGCTCAAATTGAGAGAAGGTGGTTATGTCCGCTCGCAGCTTCATGGTTTtcgatggaggaaagtatttcaaGAGGAATGCCTTAGCCATGTCTTCCCAAGTTGTGATTGACCCTACAAgcaaacaattcaaccaagatttagctttATCACACAAAGATAATGGAAATAAACGTAGTCTAACAGCATCATctgaaactccattaaatttaaaagtatcgcaaatttctaAGAAGTCGCTAATGTGAGTGTTCGGATCATCCAGCGCATTCCCCCCGAATTAAACAGTGTTCTGGATCATTTGAATTATGGCTGGCTTGATCTCAAGCTGATTTTCCCTGACCGTTGGTCGCACTATGTTTGGACAAGCTCCATCAAGTGACGGTTGAGCATACTCAAGCATGGGTATGCGCCTTGGCTCTTCGACCCTTAGATCTTCGTGATGCTCCTCCTCACGTTCGTTCTTGTTCATTATGTCTTTAAGCCTCTGCTGTTGTTGTCTCCTGCGTAAGGTTCTTTCAATCTCGGGATCGAATATCTCTAGTTCAGACTCTAGAGACCTTGGCATGCACAAGAGAGATACCTGCGAAGAAATCGAAGGTGCCAAACAAAGTAAAATAGAGAATGCTAAATAaataatagaaaataaaattgtagattaacagtccccgacaacggcgccaaaaacttgatcgagcaaaacttgcactgtggaaccttaataaaaatatgcttGTGTATGCTCAacaattaatcgcaagtgcacgatgtcaagtaatagtataatgtacgtgaatacgagtatcgttccactgaagactgtatttgacaattattattttcagttattaaatctttaccAACGAAAAATTGGTTGATTGAATATTACTACTatgatcaaataaacatgcgAATAAGATTATTCAAGAATTgattaatgaaatataatatctaaaatcgttgattaaaaattcaatgagaaatgaatttgttgggaatgtcggttcacctaccccttgttgattaattaattcgttcgataatgattatatgcttccgacaggattttctattcaattgaacacaatctctcgagctatgccaaactaattctactcaatgaagtaattaaatatctttaattatttatcaagagtgaattgcatgtcaatctatgaaatcccctagttttcgacccttaggactataacttTCGGCGCGTATCCATTTTCATacatctatgtaaattgtagatccacggattatactactcgttcctatcacaagttattctctcgaactcactcgcaatataaaattgttattaaagttagctacgctttaacaacacgataaaacaatagtataatcaagaatacaTCTGAAATCGATAtgtgaattaatttaaatcaaagtttggggtaggatccccttaaatcccaacaaagattaaagtttagctactagaattcatgattgaaataaacacaacaatgtttaagagagaaaaaataaattagaaatactagaatTGACGAAAATTGCGAAGAACGATGCCTTGAAAGCTTCGAATCTTCGATCGAAGCACGAAAATCTCTCCAAAGCTCCTGGCGGCTGCTCAATGAAGTCTGAATGCCCTCAAAAACGTCCTCCCCCCTTTCCATATCATCCTCTCCTCCAAAATAACGTAGGGAATTGGAAAAGAAATCTTCCCAAAAataagtggcgctcgggcggtagaatattaccgctcgagcgccacacctTCTGTAATCTTGCTTGGGATATGCAtcattcgcgctcgggcggtagaatattaccgcccgagcgccgagtctTCTGTAAGTTGGCTTCAGAAATTaaatctcgcgcccgagcggtagaaaattaccgcccgagcgccagccTTTCTGCCATTTTCTTCTTGGCTTGCGTACTTTGCTCCAGACTCGATCTTCCGatcatttttcctgcaaatttgtCACACACAAGTGAGACGTGATCAAATGCAAATGTTTACTCTAAAGTGAACgaaatgtaaatgaaatgaacacatgcaccatgcaaacacacacacaaacaaatgcactaaaacatgtaaaaaccacGTCTATCACCCAAACCTCATGACCCTCACTGGACCATTCCCAAACCCCTGCGCACCAGCCCAAGCCTGCGTCGAGCCCACTGTAGCCTCGCGAGCCACCTGCGCGCAAGAGTGAAGAGTCCTAGCCCACGGGACTCTTCCTCGGTTGCTGTCCAAGAGTCcaagccatgctaggactcttcctaacaCCTAACCACATCCAGCCTAGCCCCTAGCCCAGCGTTTACTGAGCCATGCACGGTGCCGAGCCACCTTCCCAACATTTTTGCTAGGAAACCCTAAGACTCACCTCCCTCGACCAAGCTTGATTTCTAGCCTTCATTTTAAACCTCAAAGACTTTTTTCTTGTCCCTAAAACATCTCTTAATGGCAGCGTGTCCTTAGGAATCATAGCGTTAAAGAAACGAGCGTAAAAACgtcaaattttttgaaaataatcgttaTATCTTTAAACCATCGaacgtaaatatttttcatgcacaaataattaaaaaatgcatataatagtttgaatgatgcgtcaaagggtttagaaaaacgtgcctttgcattttaaaagctcgaatatacgatcgtcGGCGAGGGGCATGAAAAGAGACGAACGGATGACGAATAACCCTAGCTTTTCCTCCttgatattttcaaattttagtgtgtgtggtgtgtgaaaTTTTCAGCTGAATGGTGTCTCAAAATACGTAGCTTTTTATTTtagtgtgtgtggtgtgtgcttTTAAGTTTAGGAGTAATTGGGTCTACTCCTCCTAGctaaattaggcccaataacacatatttaattgaaaaataaaagtttacaaaaattaattttcagaaataatgaatttgatattttaaaagtatcTCGTTTATCAAAATCGGCTTTCCGGATAAATCGAACTCgtttcgtaaaataatttgaactctatcatttttagaaaaaattaatcatttttaatcatattaataagccttgaaaatacTGATTTTATCTtcgtcgtccccggtctcttttccccagTCTATCATCGAATATTCGTGTAAAATCCTTcgatttcatgaaatcatgctaaataatcatttaatcatacctttaatcatatattatgcatcaagtaagcatttaaaattaattaataaaaaaattatgtaatttaattcatttgcatgcatgtggtttacgtaggttggttttggacgttacaaatcctcccccttaaataaaatttcattctCGAAATTAAGACGTACCGAATAATTCGGGATATCGAATCCTCATCTCTGACTCCGTCTCCCAAGTGacttcttcctccgagtgatttagccatTGGACTTTGACCATCTTTATCACCTTTTTCCGCAACCTTCTTTCTTGTTTACCCAAGATTTGAGTAGGCctctcctcatatgacagatttGGTGTGAGTTGCAATGGCTCaaaatttagtacatgtgaagggttgACATGTACTTGCGAAGCATTGATATGCGGAAGACATTGTGGACTCCTACAAGATTAGGTGGCTACGCCACTCGATATGCTAATGCTCCCACTCTTTCGagtatctcaaatggtccaatgaatcttggGCTAAGCTTTTCTTTCTTGCAAATCTCATTACatctttcataggtgctattttcacgaATACATGATCACCAACTTCAAAATCAAGATCTCGTCTTCTATGGTCCGCGTAGCTCTTCTGCCGACTTTGAGCAGTTTTTATTCTCTCGCGGATCTTGGCAACCAATTCTGTAGTGTGCTAAACTATCTCGGGTCCTAATGTAGCTCTCCCTCCTACCTCGTCCTAATGGATAAGCGATCTACATTTCCGTCCATAGAGTACTTCGTATGGAGCCACTCCTATTGAGGActgataactattattgtaagtgaactccactagaggtagttccGATTCCAAACTCCCTTGAAAATTGATCACGCATGCTCGGAGTAGATCCTCTAATATCTGTATGACTCTTTCAGACTGActgtctgtctgaggatgaaatgcGGTACTGAATAGTAGTTTAGTACCCAATGTTGCATTTACACTTTTCCAAAATGACGAAGTGAAACGTGTGTCTCGGTCTGACACTATACACACTGAGATACCATGCAGTccaactatctctcgaatatataactctgcatactgagtaaTGGAAAAAGTCGTCTTCAGTGGTAGGAAGTGTGCTAATTTAGTAAGATGATCCACTATTACTCAAATGATATTATGTCTCTTCACTATTTTTGGCAATCATACCACAATTcatagtaatattctcccactttcacTCGAGAATGGAGAGCGATCGAAGCATTCACACTGGTATTTGATGCTCtactttcacttgttgacatgtcaagcattcagatacaaagcgcataatgtctcgtttcattcccggccaccaatataaaagttgcgaatctttgtacatcttggtacttccGAGATGAACATAATAAGGAGTACTAtgagtttcagtcatattgtcAACTCTAAGTGAATCTCCAAGTAACCCATAGTCGACCTCGATACTTAACAATTCCATCCTCGACTGATTATAACATGTTTCCCTTTAATTCATCTCGTTGTCTTCATTTCTACAGTTGCTCATCACTAGGCTGTCCGGCTCGAATCCTATCTCGTAGAGTGGAATGAACTGTCAATGTATCGAGATTAAGAGCCTCTCCCCTAGCATATACTTTGAGATCAAAGTGCTGATTTCCACTTGTAGAGGCTTCTGTACTGATAAATGTGCCAAAACTATCCCCTTTctactcaatgcatccgcaactacattagctttgtcatgatgatagctaatgtcatagTCGTAGTCCTTAACAAGATCTagccaccgtctttgtctcatattcaaatccTATTaggtaaagaagtacttgaggcttttaTGATATGTAAATATCTTGCATTTCTTACATACAAGTAATGTcccaaattttcaatgcaaatacgactGTTGCGAGCTCTTGATCATGCGTTGGATAATTCTTTTTATGTATTTTCAATTGTCTTGATGCGTACGCTATGACTCTCTCATGATTCATAAGAACTGCGCCCAATCCTAGTTTCGAAGCGTCGGTGTACAACACATATTCCCCTTGTTCTATCGGCATCACTAGTACTGGCGCGGTAGTGAGTGCTTGCTTCACTGATCAAAACCCTTTTAACATTCCCGTCCCCATATaaatttcgcattcttcttcgtcaaagatgtcaaggGTACTGCAATGGACGAGAAACACTTAATGAATTTAGGATAATAATCGGATA from the Primulina tabacum isolate GXHZ01 chromosome 16, ASM2559414v2, whole genome shotgun sequence genome contains:
- the LOC142528450 gene encoding uncharacterized protein LOC142528450 codes for the protein MAKAFLLKYFPPSKTMKLRADITTFSQFEQESLYEAWECYKDLLRRCPHHELPLGLVVQTFYYGLISSNRTMINAATCGNLLRKTAEEGYELLEEMAASSYHPQSERNTQRRNAGVHQVTDFSAVTAQLEALNRKIDSMNVNGIAMRLQEIFCEKCGGEHYVKDCQDSGPFYVNEETPVNQVGVQYRLRNDPYSTKMIASREPGTLPSNNETNPKEQVKAIALRSGKVLEQEEKEKEDQGKEAVGTHKGKFSNSTPTPTAQSKIVIPPHFPASLKKAKLDAQFGKFLEIPPKLKDPGSFSIPCMIGDVAFPKVLCDLGASINLMPLSLFRKLGLGEPKPTQMSLQLVDGSVKHPRGVKEDVLVKVGKFTFPTDFVVLDM